AATCAGAGGAATGAGGCTGAGGTCGAGCAAACGTCCCTCCGCGCCCTCCTTCCCCTGCTCATCATCAACCCTCACGACTGGACGAAGCGGATAGCGGCTATTCACCTTGGCGACGATGCCGACATCACCGGTCGTTAATCGGACCATCGTCCCAAGCGGGTACACCGACAATTGCTCGACCAGCGCCTTGAGGATCTCGCGCGGAAACGTCATTCGTTCAGTGACCAAAAGCTCTTTCACGGCTTCATGAGGGAGGAAGCGACGTCGATAGGGGCGCTCGCTGACTAAAGCATCGAATACGTCCACCACTCCACAGATCTGAGCCATTTCACTGATCTCTCGACCCTGAAGTCGCTTGGGATATCCTTGCCCGTTAAACCGTTCATGAATTTGACCTATCACTCGTGCCAGCCAGTGATAGTCAGAACCGCATCGTTCGATCACTCGAGAGCCGAAGTCGGGATGTTGCTCGATCACGGCCCGTTCTTCCTGAGTCAATCGGCCGTTCTTGGTGATCAACGTTTGTGGTACTGCAAACAAGCCGATATCATGAACGAGCCCCGCGAATGCCAATCGCTGCAGCTCTTCACCGTAGTACCCAAGTCCTATCCCGACCTTGGTTCCCAAGATAGCCACATTGATCAGGTTCGTCATTAACGGTGTTCCCGAACGTCCGGACAAGGCCTCGACAACCAATTCATCATCCCGTTGTAGCGATACAACCAGATCGGCTGCAAGCCGCTCAAGCGAGGATAAGGCAAACGAACGACCACCTTGCACGGCAGTCGCCGTGTCGTTCAGAACCTGTTCTGCCTGATAATACCATTCGCTCATGTGCACGCTCCCACTCCGCTGTTCGCACGTGCA
The nucleotide sequence above comes from Nitrospira sp.. Encoded proteins:
- a CDS encoding HD domain-containing protein, giving the protein MSEWYYQAEQVLNDTATAVQGGRSFALSSLERLAADLVVSLQRDDELVVEALSGRSGTPLMTNLINVAILGTKVGIGLGYYGEELQRLAFAGLVHDIGLFAVPQTLITKNGRLTQEERAVIEQHPDFGSRVIERCGSDYHWLARVIGQIHERFNGQGYPKRLQGREISEMAQICGVVDVFDALVSERPYRRRFLPHEAVKELLVTERMTFPREILKALVEQLSVYPLGTMVRLTTGDVGIVAKVNSRYPLRPVVRVDDEQGKEGAEGRLLDLSLIPLISVAETLNPPAVGRVAFHPLGQEIQSPVPSTMVSDQFTALLESLDAIALTMQGAVTRRRTVIKES